One Malaclemys terrapin pileata isolate rMalTer1 chromosome 21, rMalTer1.hap1, whole genome shotgun sequence DNA window includes the following coding sequences:
- the NAXE gene encoding NAD(P)H-hydrate epimerase, whose amino-acid sequence MSGLRALLGLGLLVSSGSRLAAAGAGRCAVQRASPAGAWGAGRGRSGSAMQNPGRSGVTHLSQEEAQAIDQELFTEYKFSVDQLMELAGLSCATAIAKAYPPSSFTKSPPTVLIVCGPGNNGGDGLVCARHLKMFGYEPSVHYPKRPGKALFEGLTTQCQKMDIPFLSEFPSEAVLIDELYGLVVDAIFGFSFKGAVREPFGSILRTLEQVTVPIASIDIPSGWDVEKGSPDGLQPDMLISLTAPKKAAQHFAGRYHFLGGRFVPMALQQKYSLNLPPYPETDCVLQLP is encoded by the exons ATGTCCGGGCTCAGGGCGTTGTTGGGGCTCGGCCTGCTGGTCTCCTCGGGCTCCCGGCTGGCGGCGGCGGGCGCGGGGCGCTGCGCGGTGCAGCGGGCGTCTCCTGCGGGGGCCTGGGGCGCAGGCCGGGGGCGCAGCGGCAGCGCCATGCAGAACCCGGGGCGCAGCGGGGTCACGCACCTCAG ccaggaggaagcacaagcCATTGATCAAGAGCTCTTCACGGAGTACAAGTTCAGCGTCGACCAACTCATGGAGCTGGCGGGGCTGAGCTGTGCGACGGCCATTGCCAAG GCCTATCCGCCCAGCTCCTTCACCAAAAGCCCACCCACGGTGCTGATCGTCTGTGGCCCGGGGAATAACGGCGGGGACGGCTTGGTCTGTGCCAGACACCTGAAGATGTTT GGCTACGAGCCGAGCGTGCATTACCCCAAGCGGCCCGGCAAAGCTCTGTTTGAAGGGTTGACGACTCAGTGCCAGAAGATGGACATTCCCTTTCTCTCGGAGTTCCCATCGGAG GCCGTGCTGATTGACGAGCTGTATGGCTTGGTGGTGGATGCTATTTTCGGGTTCAGCTTCAAGGGAGCCGTGCGGGAACCTTTCGGCAGCATCCTCAGGACCTTGGAGCAAGTCACCGTCCCCATCGCCAGCATCGATATCCCCTCCG GCTGGGACGTGGAGAAAGGCAGCCCCGACGGCCTCCAGCCCGACATGCTCATTTCTCTCACTGCCCCCAAGAAAGCGGCGCAGCATTTTGCTGGCCGCTATCACTTCCTGGGGGGCAGGTTTgtgccaatggctctgcagcaAAAATACTCGCTTAATCTGCCGCCCTACCCCGAGACTGACTGCGTCCTGCAGTTACCCTAG
- the LOC128827026 gene encoding G patch domain-containing protein 4 — translation MNGSPKNKTGGMTFAEQQLQRHGWKQGKGLGKRENGISEAIKVKMKCDTAGVGHDPAEQFTFHWWDHLFNKSAANISVEAGQDGVQMKKLSEQDGEITNKKPRKAPSARSMLYGRFVKAATLTAGGEEPTKQVSTSESSEDEEEKLDLSSVRKLTDEELVRACGGRTAHKGARHGLTMSAKLARLEEQERAFLAKYSQKEEQRGGAPERQQEAVAGASAPESSNPAERRQKAKKKKRKRSKERGGCAEEEERRARKRRNKKKKEKGEAAEGLESELPDSREQPEGRTDQGSPRERAKKKKKRKGQ, via the exons ATGAACGGCTCTCCCAAGAACAAGACCGGGGGGATGACGTTTGCAGAGCAGCAGTTACAGAGGCACGGCTGGAAACAAG GCAAAGGGCTGGGGAAACGAGAGAACGGCATCTCTGAAGCcatcaaagtgaaaatgaaatgcGACACAGCTGGG GTGGGTCACGACCCAGCAGAGCAATTCACTTTCCATTGGTGGGATCACCTCTTCAACAAGTCGGCTGCGAACATCTCGGTGGAGGCTGGGCAG GATGGCGTCCAAATGAAAAAGCTCTCTGAGCAGGACGGGGAAATCACCAACAAGAAGCCCCGCAAAGCACCCAGTGCCAGGAGCATGCTGTATGGCCGCTTTGTGAAG GCGGCCACGCTGACggcaggaggggaggagccaACGAAGCAGGTTTCCACCTCGGAGAGCAGTGAGGACGAGGAGGAGAAATTGGACCTGTCCAGTGTTAGGAA gcTCACGGATGAGGAGCTGGTCCGAGCCTGCGGCGGCCGCACTGCGCACAA GGGAGCCCGTCACGGTCTGACCATGAGTGCCAAGCTGGCCCGGCTCGAGGAGCAAGAGCGAGCCTTCCTGGCTAAGTACAGCCagaaggaggagcagagaggcGGCGCCCCAGAGCGTCAGCAGGAGGCAGTGGCGGGTGCGTCGGCCCCGGAAAGCAGCAACCCGGCTGAGAGGCGGCAGAAAGCCAAGAAGAAAAAGCGGAAGAGATCCAAAGAGAGGGGGGGTTGTGCCGAGGAGGAGGAGAGGCGGGCCAGGAAGAGGAGgaataagaaaaagaaagagaagggggAAGCGGCGGAGGGTTTGGAGAGCGAGTTGCCGGACTCAAGGGAGCAGCCTGAGGGGAGGACGGACCAGGGCAGCCCCAGGGAAAGggccaaaaagaagaaaaagaggaagGGGCAGTGA